ggtattaaattattaataagtattctgctagggttttagttttttagaGTTTGCAAATAAAACGGGTTAATGGGTTCGATGcgggttgacacgacccgtTAAATAAATGGGTTAGATAGGTATTATagcgggttgacccgaaacccacccgtttattaaacgggtcagaACGGGTTAACGCGAAATTGACCTGTTTTTTTATCGTGTGGGTTGAACTCGCTAATTTctcgtgcgggtttcgagtcgtgtatcgGGTCGTATCcgaaattgccacccctaATATTAACCATTCATTCACACAAGGGACATTACCTTCAAGAATGACAATCACAGTGGCCAAATCAGAAAATTGACCTCTAATTTCTACTGGCACAAGCACTCTATACTAATTATCTTCATAAACAGTGATGAAAGAGAAACTCAGAGAAGCAAGCTGATCTGGGTATCGAGACCAACCCTCTTGTTATTTGTTGAGAGGTAGACGAGAGAGAGTCGAGAGGTAGACGGAGATGAGACCAAAGCAAAGGGAGTAAAGAGATGAGGCTTGGATTGGACTTGGAGAGGAGGGAATTGGTTTGTGAGCACTGAGCAGACTAAGGCTAGGCGGCTGTGTGGAAACTGGAAAGGTCGTTCGTTTGTATCCAGAGCGTATGAGTGAGAGGCTAGGGTTATGAACTTAtgaatatatatgtgtgttaattttttttttaaagaggatattaaattattaataagtattctgctagggttttagttttttagaGTTTGCAAATAAAACGGGTTAATGGGTTCGATGcgggttgacacgacccgttaaataaacgggttagataggtattatagcgggttagcgggttgacccgaaaccaacccgtttattaaacgggtcagaatgggttgacccgaaattgACCTGGTTTTTTATTGTGCGGGTTGAACTCGCTAATTTctcgtgcgggtttcgagtcgtgtatcgGGTCGTATCcgaaattgccacccctaCCTACAGCTGAATTTAGGCCTGAACTGACCCCATGTCTACTGGTTTTGGTCCACATGACTTATGCATCAGTGCTTTTGATGTGTAAGGCTCACTCCTTGATATGATCCTGATTATTAAGCAATGGTACCTGGATGAATTtattctgcttctgcttctgttgattttttactttttggttttcttgttAAATATAATTGTACAACTGCAGAAAGGAAGTGATATGGCTCACTGATTGCCCTAATTTGTAGCTAGAGTTATTGAGGAGGAGATGTTATgggtcaaatttttttatttatttcattcatGTCTTAATCTGGGAATTTATCCATCTTACATAAAGGAGCCGAATGAAACCAAAGTTTCACGTTCAGTTTTGAATTAGAGACGTTAAAAATGATGAATCAACGTCGACTATAACCCCTAGCCTTCCAAGCTAACGATGCGGGGTCGATTCCCGCTACCCGCTTTTACTTTATCttatatcttatttttattaaatattttaagatttatattaattcaatttttaattaaaaattaattaaaaattgaattaatataatgcatcatttatttttccgaacaagaaatattaaaattgGAATGAAAAGCGTCCATTGTCTAATGGATAGGACAGAGGTCTTCTAAACCTTTGGTATAGGTTCAAATCCTATTGGACGCAATTTATTTccatatgtattttttttttagatttctatgtcaagaaatatattttgaatgaCTTGAATAAGAAACGCTCTTATtacatattaatttaattacatataaatttaaattaaataattaatatatattcttATATATTCTAAAGATTTTAGTTTATTAGtttatataaagatattataaaaaaatatatttatataatttatagataaattaataattttttaaatgacttGTTAAAGTCATGATATTATAATATCAAgtcataatataaaatatattatatatattataaattataaagatAATATAAAGATTAAAagattatataataataatgattatataatattttaaattctaaaGATTTATATaaagattataattttataattaaattaagattGATGAAGATTCAAAGTATTTCTTTATACTTGTTCCTGAAGTAGAAAACGTTCCATCTGTTCCTGAATAGCTTCTTTCAAAAGGGCTTCCGCTTCGTCGGTAAATGTCTTGGTAGATGATATGATTTCTTGGAACTGAGGTTTATTCGTTTTTAAGTAAGTACGTAACTCAACAAGAAATTTCCTTACCTGTCCGATTTCTAATGAATCAAGATAACCGTTCGTTCCGGTATAAATAGTCAGTATCTGTTCTTCCACCGAAAGGGGAGATGATTGAGATTGTTTGAGCAACTCACGTAATCGCTGACCTCTTGCCAATTGATTCTGAGTAGCTTTATCGAGATCAGAAGCGAATTGTGCAAAGGCTTCTAATTCTGCAAATTGTGCCAATTCCAACTTTGATTTGCCAGCTACTTGTTTCATGGCTTTAATTTGAGCTGCGGATCCTACCCTGGAAACAGAAATACCCACATTAATGGCCGGTCTGATTCCAGCATTAAATAAATCGGCAGATAAGAATATTTGTCCATCTGTAATGGAAATTACATTAGTAGGAATATAAGCCGAAACATCTCCCGATTGGGTCTCAACTATTGGTAAAGCAGTCATACTTCCTTCACCTAAACGAGAACTTGATTTAGCGGCTCTTTCCAAAAGGCGTGaatgtaaataaaaaacatcTCCCGGATAAGCTTCGCGGCCCGGCGGTCTTCGTAATAGAAGAGACATTTGGCGATAAGCCTGCGCTTGTTTGGAGGGATCGTCATAAATGATTGAAGTGTGTTGTTCACGATACATAAAAAATTCAGCCAGAGCTGCTCCTGTATAAGGAGCAAGGTATTGTAATGTAGCAGGGGAGTCCGCCGTTTCAGCTACCACAATAGTGTATTCCATTGCTCCCCTTTCCTGTAAAGCAGTCACCACCTGAGCCACAGAAGATGCTTTTTGACCGATAGCTACATAAACGCATACTACATTTTGCCCTTGTTGATTGAGAATAGTATCTGTGGCTACTGCTGTTTTACCGGTCTGTCTGTCCCCAATAATTAATTCTCGCTGACCACGCCCTATAGGGATCATAGAATCAATAGCAATAAGTCCTGTTTGAAGAGGCTCGTATACGGAACGTCTCGAAATAATACCAGGAGCAGGAGATTCAATTAATCGAGATTCAGAAGATGAAATTTCGCCCCGACCATCAATAGGTTTAGCCAGTGCATTTATAACACGACCTAAAAAAGCCTCGCTTACGGGTATCTGAGCAATCCTTCCTGTTGCTTTTACAGAACTCCCCTCTTGTATCATCAAACCGTCACCCATTAATACAACACCGACATTATTTGATTCCAAATTCAGAGCAATGCCTATCGTACCCTCTTCAAATTCTACTAATTCACCTGCCATTACTTCATCAAGACCATAAATACGAGCAATGCCATCGCCTACTTGAAGTACAGTACCGGTATTTAAAACCTTtggacaaaaagaaaggaagtGACTTAGACAAATCTTTTTTGTCGATAACCTCAGACCAATCAATCGAATATTGATTAATACGTAATCGATCGAACACtacttgaaaatgaaaacggCTCTTCTGCTCAGAAATGAAATGTTCCAAATGTTCCTGTAAATTCTTGCTCCCATTGGACCATTTGTATCTATATGCATTAGGATCCCGATTCACGGATCTCTCGGTTcgagaaataaaaataagaggaTCGAACCATTTCTTCTGactctttttcaaatttgataaATGTTGGTTGATCGTATATTTCATTATAGTTCTATGATTCAGAGTATCATTTCCTATTTGATCCCTTTGAATTCCATATTCGAAGTTGCGATCGGATCTATTCATTAAAAAGAATCGATTCAATACATTTCTTATGTACCCATAGGTGCTATATTGGATTTGAATCAGATTTCGGATCAATCTATATTGATTGACTGCCTCCATTATGTTGTTGCTAGCAAATACCactatttttggttttggatctTCCAAATCATTCCCGCAGGAGGTCCGGACCCATTTTTTTCTGATCCTTCGATAAAAAGATTCATtctcttcataaaaaataGGGATGATGTGGACGAATACGTTGCTTCATACAAGTGTGTAAAAGATGCTAGTCGAACTTAAAAGCCGAGTACTTTACCGTTGAGTTAGCAACCCCAATAATTAGAATGCGTAGATACAATTAGAatcccaataaataaaaagattgaatTGCACAGCGCAATCAAAAGcaatcaaaatattaaaataaatttaaaaatttctaATTGATTATATTCTGaacataataaaaatgaaCGGATAAAAATaggcattttaaatatttaaatatttaaggACCGCCCCTTGTCTCTTAGGCAAATCCAAAGAGGGTTTTCCTGTACGTTCATCAGTAAATATTTCTAGATCCCAATATACCCAATGCCAGATAGCTGCCAAAAAGCACAAGCCAGAAAACACAATATGTGCTCCGGCCACACCTTCGTAACTCCAAATACCTGGATTCGTTACAGTACCCCCTGTGATACTCCAACCGCCCCATGAATTGGTTATTCCTAAACGAGTCATGAAAGGTATAACGAACATACCCTGTCTCCACATTGGATCAAGAACAGGATCAGAAGGATCAAAAACTGCTAATTCGTATAGAGCCATCGAACCGGCCCAACCAGCAACCAGANGAGCTGTATGCATTATATGGACAGCAATCAAACGGCCGGGATCATTCAATACAACGGTATGAACACGATACCAAGGCAAACCCATGGAAATACCCCTTTATCAACGAAAAATAGACACAATGTAACTTTATTGcattggaaaaaaatatgCTG
This is a stretch of genomic DNA from Prunus dulcis unplaced genomic scaffold, ALMONDv2, whole genome shotgun sequence. It encodes these proteins:
- the LOC117613533 gene encoding ATP synthase subunit alpha, chloroplastic, which gives rise to MAGELVEFEEGTIGIALNLESNNVGVVLMGDGLMIQEGSSVKATGRIAQIPVSEAFLGRVINALAKPIDGRGEISSSESRLIESPAPGIISRRSVYEPLQTGLIAIDSMIPIGRGQRELIIGDRQTGKTAVATDTILNQQGQNVVCVYVAIGQKASSVAQVVTALQERGAMEYTIVVAETADSPATLQYLAPYTGAALAEFFMYREQHTSIIYDDPSKQAQAYRQMSLLLRRPPGREAYPGDVFYLHSRLLERAAKSSSRLGEGSMTALPIVETQSGDVSAYIPTNVISITDGQIFLSADLFNAGIRPAINVGISVSRVGSAAQIKAMKQVAGKSKLELAQFAELEAFAQFASDLDKATQNQLARGQRLRELLKQSQSSPLSVEEQILTIYTGTNGYLDSLEIGQVRKFLVELRTYLKTNKPQFQEIISSTKTFTDEAEALLKEAIQEQMERFLLQEQV